A portion of the Aphelocoma coerulescens isolate FSJ_1873_10779 chromosome 1, UR_Acoe_1.0, whole genome shotgun sequence genome contains these proteins:
- the LPAR5 gene encoding lysophosphatidic acid receptor 5 codes for MLGMSASNTSNTSNASQTCKDYTFNHHLLMPGYTLIFITGLILNVMALWIFVRYLRLKSVVMIYMLNLAISDLSFTLPLPLRLYYYSNHHWPFGSILCQVSGSVFQINMYGSCLFLMCINLDRYIAIVHPLRWRHLRRPKVAKLLCLLVWVVIFMGSIPTAIVHKQNHCKVQNQTIYLCFESFSDNMWQNNLFPLVILAEILGFLLPLSSVTYCSIRIFQELCQPSQTKTLRQQKTVRLLLVNLVIFIICFVPYNTTLAVYGMIKARVMKVEKDTQASVRQALIITMMLASMNCTLDPLIYYFSTEGFRNTFKKLRRGQAWDSEMGTLKHQIVESKSTRDHAVSKVKLFPSENLIRPNKSSPSLPTAVFLNGPIEDSEI; via the coding sequence ATGCTGGGCATGTCAGCGTCCAATACATCCAATACGTCCAATGCATCTCAGACATGCAAGGATTACACCTTCAACCACCACCTCCTCATGCCTGGCTACACCCTGATATTCATCACAGGTTTGATACTGAATGTGATGGCCCTATGGATATTCGTCCGATACCTGCGCCTGAAGTCTGTAGTGATGATCTACATGTTAAACCTGGCCATAAGCGACCTCAGCTTCACACTCCCTCTGCCCCTGCGACTCTACTACTATTCCAACCACCACTGGCCCTTTGGCAGCATCCTGTGCCAGGTCTCTGGCTCAGTCTTCCAGATCAACATGTACGGTAGCTGCCTCTTCCTCATGTGCATCAACCTGGATCGCTACATTGCCATTGTTCACCCACTCCGCTGGCGGCATCTGCGGCGCCCCAAGGTGGCCAAGCTCCTCTGCCTGCTTGTCTGGGTTGTGATCTTCATGGGCTCCATCCCCACAGCCATAGTCCACAAGCAAAACCACTGTAAAGTACAGAACCAGACCATTTATCTGTGCTTTGAAAGCTTTAGCGACAACATGTGGCAGAATAACCTCTTCCCCCTGGTAATCCTGGCTGAAATCTTAGGGTTTCTCCTGCCTCTCAGCTCTGTGACATACTGCTCAATTCGGATCTTTcaggagctctgccagcccagccagacAAAGACCCTGAGACAGCAGAAGACTGTGCGTCTCCTCTTGGTCAATCTGGTCATCTTCATCATCTGCTTTGTGCCCTACAACACTACCCTGGCAGTTTATGGCATGATAAAGGCCCGGGTGATGAAGGTTGAGAAAGATACCCAGGCCTCCGTGCGCCAAGCGCTAATTATAACGATGATGTTGGCCAGCATGAACTGCACGCTGGACCCCTTGATCTACTACTTTAGCACCGAGGGTTTCCGGAACACCTTCAAGAAACTGCGGCGGGGACAAGCCTGGGACTCAGAGATGGGGACACTTAAGCATCAGATTGTGGAGAGTAAGTCAACCCGAGACCACGCGGTCTCTAAAGTCAAACTGTTCCCATCTGAAAACCTTATCCGTCCCAACAAATCTTCGCCGTCGCTTCCTACTGCAGTATTTCTGAATGGCCCTATCGAGGACTCGGAAATTTAA